Proteins encoded by one window of Brevibacterium atlanticum:
- the ruvC gene encoding crossover junction endodeoxyribonuclease RuvC, with protein MRILGVDPGLTRCGLGVIDTLPARKATMVAVDVLRTPSADSVDLRLGAIAEAFDTWLDDYRPDMVAIERVFARNDVSTIMGTAQVSGLTMGLAARRGLPVAMHTPSEVKAAITGSGRADKKQVTTMVTRILGLDAPPKPADAADALAIAICHSWRGALSAQSTPGRNKDLTQRKSAGREGSGLTKAQQQWAEAMRRAT; from the coding sequence ATGCGCATCCTCGGCGTTGACCCCGGCCTGACCCGCTGCGGGCTGGGTGTCATCGACACCCTGCCCGCGCGGAAGGCGACGATGGTCGCCGTCGACGTCCTGCGGACCCCGTCTGCGGATTCCGTCGACCTCCGCCTCGGTGCCATCGCCGAGGCGTTCGACACCTGGCTGGACGACTACCGTCCGGACATGGTCGCCATCGAGCGGGTCTTCGCTCGCAACGACGTCTCGACGATCATGGGCACCGCCCAGGTCTCGGGGCTGACGATGGGGCTGGCCGCCCGCCGCGGACTGCCCGTGGCCATGCACACCCCCTCGGAGGTCAAGGCTGCGATCACCGGCTCCGGGCGTGCCGACAAGAAGCAGGTGACGACGATGGTCACGCGGATCCTCGGACTCGACGCACCGCCGAAGCCCGCCGATGCCGCCGACGCCCTGGCGATCGCCATCTGCCACTCCTGGAGAGGGGCGCTGTCGGCTCAATCCACCCCTGGACGGAACAAGGACCTCACCCAGCGCAAATCCGCCGGTCGGGAAGGATCGGGGCTGACGAAGGCCCAACAGCAGTGGGCCGAGGCGATGCGCCGAGCCACCTAG
- the ruvA gene encoding Holliday junction branch migration protein RuvA has protein sequence MISFLSGTAHRIAADHLVVLTYGVGRKVHVTPDTLTHTRHGAEIELVTSLVVREDSLTLYGFATEDENHTFEVLLSISGIGPRLAMAILSVMGPDELSAAIASQDANALTKVPGIGKKGASRIILELENKLPKLSASTPGPTLSFGGGNQQVVDALVGLGWKEAQAEEVVAEVVKETGAEAGTSVILKAALKVLGARR, from the coding sequence GTGATCAGTTTCCTCAGCGGTACGGCGCATCGGATCGCAGCTGACCACCTCGTCGTCCTCACATACGGCGTCGGCCGCAAGGTCCACGTCACCCCGGACACCCTCACGCACACCCGCCACGGAGCGGAGATCGAACTCGTCACCAGCCTCGTGGTCCGTGAGGACTCGCTGACCCTCTACGGGTTCGCCACCGAGGACGAGAACCACACCTTCGAAGTCCTCCTGTCCATCTCCGGAATCGGCCCCCGACTGGCGATGGCCATCCTGTCGGTGATGGGACCCGACGAGCTCTCCGCGGCGATCGCCTCGCAGGATGCGAACGCCCTGACCAAGGTGCCGGGAATCGGAAAGAAGGGCGCCTCGCGGATCATCCTCGAACTCGAGAACAAGCTGCCGAAGCTCTCCGCCTCCACACCCGGACCGACTCTGTCCTTCGGCGGCGGGAACCAGCAGGTCGTCGATGCCCTCGTCGGACTCGGCTGGAAGGAAGCCCAAGCCGAGGAGGTCGTGGCCGAGGTCGTCAAGGAGACCGGAGCTGAGGCCGGCACGTCCGTCATCCTCAAGGCCGCGCTCAAGGTCCTGGGAGCTCGCAGATGA
- a CDS encoding NUDIX hydrolase, with protein sequence MKPRKASRVVLLNERDEVLLIRAQDLLTPSHQWWMTCGGGSELGESAAQTAARELAEETGIECEPHELIGPLATRDEVFEFTEKKLRQLETYFAFRTSEDIELEDAVWTDIEKRSLLEFRWWSREDLMSTTETIYPKNLLSLIDLATTGSVPEVPLVID encoded by the coding sequence ATGAAACCTCGTAAAGCCTCACGGGTCGTATTACTCAATGAGCGCGACGAGGTTCTCCTGATTCGAGCCCAGGACCTGCTCACGCCCAGCCACCAGTGGTGGATGACGTGCGGCGGCGGTTCCGAACTCGGCGAATCCGCTGCACAGACCGCCGCCCGCGAACTCGCCGAAGAGACCGGGATCGAATGCGAACCACACGAACTCATCGGCCCCTTGGCCACACGCGACGAAGTCTTCGAGTTCACCGAGAAGAAGCTGCGGCAGCTCGAGACCTACTTCGCCTTCCGCACGTCCGAGGACATCGAACTCGAGGACGCGGTATGGACGGACATCGAGAAGCGCAGTCTCCTCGAATTCCGCTGGTGGTCGCGCGAGGACCTGATGTCGACGACGGAGACGATCTACCCGAAGAACCTGCTCAGCCTCATCGATCTGGCCACCACGGGCTCCGTGCCCGAGGTTCCGCTGGTCATCGACTGA
- a CDS encoding YebC/PmpR family DNA-binding transcriptional regulator has protein sequence MSGHSKWATTKHKKAAIDAKRGKLFAKLIKNIEVAARNGGPDPDGNPTLFDAIQKAKKNSVPADNITRAVKRGGGLDGSAVNYETIMYEGYAQGGVALLIECLTDNRNRAASEVRVAVTRNGGSMADPGSVTYNFNRKGVITVNAEETDEEAVLLATMDAGAEEVKESGDKFEIICEATDLVAVRTALVDAGIDYDSAEASFVPELEVSLDAATAQKVFNLIDALEDSDEVQNVYSNADVSDEVLAELDA, from the coding sequence GTGTCAGGTCATTCCAAATGGGCAACGACTAAACACAAGAAAGCTGCCATCGATGCCAAGCGCGGCAAACTCTTTGCCAAGCTGATCAAGAACATCGAGGTTGCCGCTCGCAACGGTGGACCTGATCCCGACGGCAACCCGACGCTCTTCGATGCGATCCAGAAGGCGAAGAAGAACTCGGTTCCCGCCGACAACATCACCCGCGCGGTCAAGCGCGGCGGCGGACTCGACGGCTCGGCAGTCAACTACGAGACGATCATGTACGAAGGCTACGCCCAGGGCGGCGTGGCACTGCTCATCGAATGCCTCACGGACAACCGCAATCGTGCGGCCTCCGAAGTGCGCGTGGCCGTGACCCGCAACGGCGGCTCGATGGCCGATCCGGGATCGGTGACGTACAACTTCAACCGCAAGGGCGTCATCACCGTCAATGCGGAGGAGACCGACGAAGAGGCCGTGCTGCTGGCGACGATGGACGCCGGCGCCGAAGAGGTCAAGGAATCGGGCGACAAGTTCGAGATCATCTGCGAGGCCACCGACCTCGTCGCCGTGCGTACGGCCCTCGTCGACGCCGGAATCGACTACGACTCTGCCGAGGCCTCGTTCGTCCCAGAGCTCGAGGTCAGCCTTGACGCGGCGACCGCGCAGAAGGTCTTCAACCTCATCGACGCACTCGAGGACAGCGACGAAGTCCAGAACGTGTACTCGAACGCCGACGTCAGCGACGAGGTCCTCGCCGAACTCGATGCCTGA